Proteins from a genomic interval of Oreochromis aureus strain Israel breed Guangdong linkage group 6, ZZ_aureus, whole genome shotgun sequence:
- the cnrip1a gene encoding CB1 cannabinoid receptor-interacting protein 1a yields MDDVPPIINISIALRIQPNDGPVFFKVDGTRFGQSRTIKLLTGSKYKIEVVLKPGNVEATNMNIGGIVFPLEQQSRDDESVVYHGQYDTEGVPHTKSGDRQPVQVSMEFIKAGTFETVWQAKYYNYYKREHCQFGNKFSSIEYECKPNETRTLMWINKEAFN; encoded by the exons ATGGACGACGTCCCCCCGATCATCAACATCTCCATCGCGCTGCGGATCCAGCCCAACGACGGCCCGGTCTTCTTCAAGGTGGACGGGACCCGGTTCGGCCAGAGCCGGACCATCAAGCTGCTCACGGGCTCCAAGTACAAGATCGAGGTGGTGCTGAAGCCTGGAAACGTCGAGGCCAC CAACATGAACATCGGAGGCATCGTCTTCCCGCTGGAGCAGCAGTCCAGGGACGACGAGTCGGTGGTTTACCACGGCCAGTACGACACAGAGGGCGTCCCGCACACCAAGAGTGGCGACCGGCAGCCCGTCCAAGTCAGCATGGAG TTTATCAAGGCGGGGACGTTTGAGACGGTCTGGCAGGCCAAATACTACAACTACTACAAGAGGGAGCACTGCCAGTTCGGCAACAAGTTCAGCAGCATCGAGTACGAGTGCAAACCCAACGAGACGCGGACCCTGATGTGGATCAACAAGGAGGCGTTCAACTGA
- the LOC116316247 gene encoding F-box only protein 48, whose amino-acid sequence MQHVCGRTPPVFFLCEGSPALTAAEGTAPPRNFAETLPTEMTVRIFGELDAASLCSAARTCRLWHQIIEQSEQLWRKQCLMVRAICQREVDSDRRHGLSWKVILVRNYIRSRVKKDWLIGRFSHVRSADELSGRKLTPLDAETWGEILEAELDR is encoded by the exons ATGCAGCATGTGTGTGGGAGGACTCCACcagtgttttttctctgtgaagGAAGCCCCGCCCTGACGGCAGCCGAAGGCACCGCCCCACCTCGCAACTTTGCTGAGACGCTGCCGACAGAAATGACCGTGAGGATCTTTGGCGAGCTGGACGCGGCGAGCCTGTGCAGCGCGGCGAGGACCTGCAGGCTGTGGCATCAGATCATCGAGCAGAGCGAGCAGCTGTGGAGGAAGCAGTGCCTGATGGTCCGAGCCATCTGCCAGAGGGAGGTCGACAGCGACCGGAGACACGGCCTCTCCTGGAAG GTGATCCTGGTGAGGAACTACATCCGCAGCCGTGTGAAGAAAGACTGGCTGATTGGACGGTTCAGCCACGTGAGGTCGGCGGACGAGCTGAGCGGCAGGAAGCTGACGCCGCTGGACGCGGAGACCTGGGGCGAGATCCTGGAGGCCGAGCTGGATCGATGA